One Fibrobacter sp. DNA window includes the following coding sequences:
- a CDS encoding dihydroorotase, giving the protein MTKACEKKIENVVLKNVRVWDGAKFVQKDAIAIANGYEVEPDYFTKNPAELDGEVDCAGAMVMPALFALGVDFREPLRDDIYTAKDGIKAMRKGGFYGALYESSANPVDDSEKLAALENRLAGQNMKFAVLGAYSVEFGSDRLAEMLELAEGNEDLDVKGVAGFGDGNASIPHNRFIRLAMEYGKMTGKRFFFQPMDKTLRKSGCVHEGAYSDMMGMKGIPRIAETIAAYTVLENARFLQVPVHFKQVTCGETLDLIRDARKKGIDVTCDVDMYHLLFDDSVLTSTDSAFHLLPPLRAAADREALLKGLEDGTINAISVNHTPVLRQDKQVNFEDSVPGAVSLEVALPALWKLLSERFGEAKTIELLSTAPAKIAGVTADEKLMNIVVLADKPHTVAESDFAGHVCNSPLVGTELSTTIVGSYIGGVWTNA; this is encoded by the coding sequence ATGACTAAGGCATGCGAAAAGAAAATTGAAAATGTTGTTTTGAAGAACGTCCGCGTTTGGGACGGTGCAAAGTTTGTCCAGAAGGACGCTATTGCAATTGCTAACGGTTATGAAGTTGAACCGGACTACTTCACCAAGAATCCTGCCGAACTGGATGGGGAAGTTGACTGCGCTGGCGCCATGGTGATGCCTGCGCTATTCGCCCTTGGTGTTGATTTCCGTGAACCGCTTCGCGACGATATCTACACAGCAAAGGATGGTATCAAGGCTATGCGTAAGGGTGGCTTCTACGGCGCTCTCTACGAAAGTTCTGCAAATCCGGTGGACGACAGCGAAAAGCTTGCCGCTCTTGAAAATCGCTTGGCTGGCCAGAACATGAAGTTCGCCGTACTTGGCGCCTACAGCGTTGAATTCGGTAGCGACCGCTTGGCTGAAATGCTTGAACTCGCAGAAGGCAACGAAGACCTGGACGTGAAGGGTGTTGCTGGCTTCGGTGATGGCAATGCAAGTATTCCGCACAACCGCTTCATCCGCCTTGCCATGGAATACGGCAAGATGACCGGCAAGCGTTTCTTCTTCCAGCCCATGGACAAGACACTCCGCAAGAGCGGTTGCGTTCACGAAGGTGCCTACTCCGACATGATGGGTATGAAGGGTATTCCACGTATTGCAGAAACAATTGCGGCATACACCGTTCTTGAAAACGCTCGCTTCCTGCAGGTGCCGGTTCACTTCAAGCAGGTGACCTGCGGTGAAACTCTGGACTTGATCCGCGACGCCCGCAAGAAGGGCATCGACGTCACTTGCGACGTGGACATGTACCACTTGCTGTTTGACGACTCCGTCCTTACCTCAACGGATTCCGCATTCCATCTGCTTCCGCCCCTCCGTGCCGCGGCAGACCGTGAAGCCTTGTTGAAGGGCCTTGAAGACGGAACCATCAACGCTATTAGCGTGAACCATACTCCGGTGCTCCGTCAGGACAAACAAGTTAATTTCGAAGATTCCGTACCAGGTGCAGTTTCCCTGGAAGTTGCTTTGCCTGCTCTTTGGAAGTTGCTCAGCGAACGCTTCGGCGAAGCCAAGACAATTGAACTTCTCTCTACCGCACCGGCAAAGATTGCTGGTGTGACAGCAGATGAAAAGCTCATGAACATTGTTGTTCTTGCCGACAAACCTCACACTGTTGCTGAATCTGACTTTGCAGGTCATGTCTGCAACTCTCCGCTGGTGGGTACAGAACTTTCTACGACAATCGTTGGCTCCTACATCGGTGGTGTCTGGACTAACGCATAG
- the pilM gene encoding pilus assembly protein PilM, with amino-acid sequence MALGLIAKIRGVRETVGIDVGHYSIKYVKVLHNANGDRIVVDADLERVPDGAIVNGEIQVRDSEASTEGDGPREKDGSDLLGEALAKLLLRHPLDESSDVVVSVNCGAGAGGILVDKLSVKVPKNGNEAAIILQTAQSRPPFDDQDNVIDYEVYSREGDELKVNVVAAKNALLDSWAKFFTRRDVRISAMDVDIFGLLNAYVATADSKELENTTAVFNIGEKKMSVAFLQDGKFHSMRAMTGGSLDMVVNKTCMNLGIDAEKCHEIFDKGDMSIVDGFSEAEVEAALKIAYEDLMAQIDFGIRYFSSSEDSKTLNKILLGGGGAAIPGLKEYIAERTGVETDTVNPFRLAECDAKVFGEGGISVALSNIYAPALGLAMRKF; translated from the coding sequence TTGGCTTTAGGATTAATTGCGAAAATTCGTGGTGTGCGCGAAACGGTCGGTATTGATGTTGGTCATTACAGCATCAAGTACGTCAAGGTTTTGCATAACGCCAACGGGGATCGTATCGTTGTGGATGCGGACTTAGAGCGCGTTCCTGATGGAGCCATCGTCAACGGTGAAATTCAGGTGCGTGATAGTGAAGCCTCGACCGAGGGTGATGGTCCGCGCGAAAAAGATGGCAGCGATCTGCTGGGCGAAGCTCTCGCTAAGTTGTTGCTGCGTCATCCTTTGGATGAATCCAGCGACGTTGTCGTCTCTGTAAATTGCGGTGCTGGTGCCGGTGGTATCCTCGTGGATAAGCTCTCTGTGAAGGTGCCTAAGAACGGTAACGAAGCGGCTATTATTCTTCAGACCGCCCAGTCCCGTCCGCCCTTTGATGACCAGGATAACGTCATCGACTATGAAGTTTATTCTCGCGAAGGCGACGAACTTAAGGTGAACGTCGTCGCCGCAAAGAACGCCTTGCTCGACTCCTGGGCCAAGTTCTTTACTCGTCGCGATGTTCGCATTTCTGCCATGGATGTGGATATTTTTGGTCTTCTCAATGCTTATGTAGCAACGGCAGACTCCAAGGAACTCGAAAATACAACAGCCGTTTTCAACATTGGCGAAAAGAAGATGAGTGTGGCTTTCTTGCAGGATGGCAAGTTCCATTCCATGCGTGCCATGACTGGTGGTTCGCTGGATATGGTGGTCAACAAGACCTGCATGAATCTTGGCATTGATGCCGAAAAATGTCACGAAATTTTTGACAAGGGTGACATGTCCATCGTTGATGGATTCTCTGAAGCAGAAGTGGAAGCCGCTCTTAAGATTGCATACGAAGACTTGATGGCACAGATCGATTTCGGTATCCGCTACTTCTCGTCTTCCGAAGATTCCAAAACCCTCAACAAGATCCTGCTGGGAGGCGGTGGCGCCGCAATTCCTGGCCTTAAGGAATACATTGCTGAACGTACTGGTGTTGAAACGGATACAGTTAATCCGTTCCGCCTTGCAGAATGCGATGCCAAGGTCTTTGGTGAAGGCGGTATCTCCGTTGCTCTGTCCAACATTTACGCCCCGGCTTTGGGCCTGGCTATGAGGAAATTCTAA
- a CDS encoding PilN domain-containing protein, with amino-acid sequence MAAKKKESPRNALAISINLMPVEFRKKQKDFSWATDRRTIWPTVALIVAAVCIYMLSTFMTETTSALNEELTRVKAEVERERPLLSKISDLEQKQGIVNTKINALKSIQVSKKRWVVLFENISSVLPPNMWLTSINQMGEYDLEMKGTTFDFSEVAEYMVKLEKQPSVQNVSLVTISTIKVDGEEAYSFTIKVVLNKDIGQEG; translated from the coding sequence ATGGCAGCGAAGAAAAAAGAATCTCCTAGGAATGCTCTAGCCATTTCCATCAACCTCATGCCGGTGGAATTCCGAAAGAAGCAGAAAGACTTCTCTTGGGCCACCGACCGTCGCACTATTTGGCCTACCGTTGCTCTTATCGTAGCTGCAGTTTGCATTTACATGCTGAGCACCTTTATGACTGAAACGACCAGTGCATTGAACGAAGAATTGACTCGCGTCAAGGCCGAGGTTGAACGTGAACGTCCCCTTCTTTCCAAGATCAGCGATCTTGAACAGAAACAGGGTATCGTGAATACAAAAATTAATGCACTGAAGTCCATTCAGGTGAGCAAGAAGCGTTGGGTTGTTTTGTTCGAAAACATCTCTTCCGTGTTGCCGCCGAACATGTGGTTGACTAGCATCAACCAGATGGGTGAATATGACCTGGAAATGAAGGGCACTACTTTTGACTTCTCGGAAGTTGCCGAATACATGGTCAAGCTGGAAAAACAGCCTAGTGTACAGAACGTGTCTTTGGTGACAATCTCTACCATAAAAGTGGATGGAGAAGAAGCCTATAGCTTTACCATCAAGGTTGTCCTGAATAAGGATATCGGACAGGAGGGCTAA
- a CDS encoding type 4a pilus biogenesis protein PilO, with protein sequence MGNIDFKDKKNIYAIAIILLILGAAYYVYDYMWNPFVMERERLENELQSAQGELDKINAKKHRVAELELQLVQAEKDFEKLKEMFPEEEKVPLRLQDLYSVLRSSGVQIQKFNPEGRGVAREHYIENRYSIAVNSGYHMLGYLFAEIANFNYPTAITNLRLSRYSGIAAEIQKAETHGWTPITMSVSFNLTTYTSKKVGQ encoded by the coding sequence ATGGGTAATATTGACTTTAAAGACAAAAAGAACATATACGCCATTGCAATCATCCTCCTGATTCTGGGTGCGGCATACTACGTGTACGACTACATGTGGAATCCGTTTGTGATGGAACGTGAACGCCTGGAAAATGAACTCCAGTCCGCCCAGGGTGAACTTGACAAGATCAATGCCAAGAAGCATCGTGTTGCTGAATTGGAATTGCAGCTTGTCCAGGCCGAGAAGGATTTCGAAAAACTGAAGGAAATGTTCCCGGAAGAAGAAAAGGTTCCTCTGCGCCTGCAGGACCTCTATTCAGTGCTTCGCAGCTCCGGTGTCCAGATTCAGAAGTTTAATCCTGAAGGTCGCGGTGTTGCTCGTGAACACTACATTGAAAACCGTTACTCCATTGCTGTGAATTCCGGTTATCATATGTTGGGTTATCTGTTTGCTGAAATTGCAAACTTCAATTATCCCACGGCAATCACGAATCTTAGACTTTCTCGCTATTCTGGCATTGCTGCTGAAATCCAGAAGGCTGAAACTCACGGTTGGACTCCGATTACCATGTCTGTGTCCTTCAATCTGACCACCTATACATCCAAGAAGGTGGGCCAATGA
- a CDS encoding aspartate carbamoyltransferase catalytic subunit — MSALQIKHLFGLQGVSKQDIRTILDNAKQFREILERPVKKVPSLRGLTVVNLFFENSTRTRTSFELAEKRLSADTVNFTTASSSVKKGETLVDTLRNIESMKIDIVVVRHKGTGVPKFLAEHSNAIVVNAGDGAHEHPTQGLLDMLTIEEKLGTLEGKKVAIIGDIRHSRVARSNIWGMTTMGAHVTLCGPSTLVPRNTELLQYPELAGSVSWETDVKKAVADADAVIALRLQNERMDDALLPSTREYRNFFGITDEVLACCKDKVIIMHPGPINRGVELDSDIADGEHSVILDQVTNGVAVRMAVLYLLAGGRAND; from the coding sequence GTGAGCGCTTTGCAAATCAAGCATTTGTTCGGGCTCCAGGGCGTGTCCAAGCAGGACATCCGCACTATTCTCGACAACGCAAAACAGTTCCGTGAAATTTTGGAACGTCCCGTAAAGAAGGTTCCGAGCCTTCGCGGTCTCACTGTGGTGAACTTGTTCTTTGAAAACAGCACCCGCACCCGCACCAGTTTTGAACTGGCTGAAAAGCGCCTCTCTGCTGACACCGTGAACTTCACTACCGCAAGCTCCAGTGTGAAGAAGGGCGAAACTCTGGTGGACACTCTCCGCAACATTGAGTCCATGAAGATTGATATCGTGGTGGTCCGCCACAAGGGAACTGGCGTTCCTAAGTTCCTTGCCGAACACAGCAACGCCATCGTGGTGAACGCAGGCGACGGTGCTCATGAACATCCGACCCAGGGTCTTCTGGACATGCTCACCATCGAAGAAAAACTTGGCACTCTGGAAGGCAAGAAGGTGGCAATCATCGGTGACATCCGCCACAGCCGCGTGGCTCGCTCCAACATCTGGGGCATGACCACCATGGGCGCTCATGTCACTCTCTGCGGTCCGTCCACTCTGGTTCCCCGCAATACCGAACTGCTGCAGTATCCTGAACTGGCTGGCTCCGTCAGCTGGGAAACCGATGTGAAGAAGGCTGTCGCCGACGCTGACGCCGTCATCGCTCTTCGTTTGCAGAACGAACGTATGGACGATGCGCTTTTGCCTAGCACTCGCGAATACCGCAACTTCTTCGGTATCACCGACGAAGTTCTCGCTTGCTGCAAGGACAAGGTAATCATCATGCACCCGGGTCCCATCAACCGCGGCGTGGAACTTGATTCCGACATCGCCGACGGCGAACATTCTGTAATCCTTGACCAGGTGACCAACGGCGTGGCTGTACGTATGGCTGTGCTTTACCTTTTGGCTGGAGGTCGTGCAAATGACTAA
- a CDS encoding PilZ domain-containing protein, whose product MIVVEPLQLVWIAFIIFLFLLLLILLEIHRINYRRDNEEMFGSEAFDEKVKDFAFTAKEKRTLEKMVRTSSFENKDAVINSSGLFEQAVTNFYDYRNVFTIRDETVDAVESIREKMGFTAANPLTQVCSTRQFCVGDRIDLFLDDGKVFKHSEIIHRSEKEWFIAYDESYGPALSFVGKTVLVRWTRPDDAVYSARLQVRSCLPGQLILPHTAILDKKQLRRWVRELVSFPVVATFPDGSSCSGSLLDLSAGGIMIGLPVECHSGQHLHIEFELPSFGEENVEIEILRNLGHKNSNYPDYFCLTASFTGEFGWTQERVLQYIFEVNKNKKQGVKA is encoded by the coding sequence TTGATCGTTGTTGAACCGTTACAATTAGTCTGGATCGCGTTCATCATCTTCTTGTTCTTGCTGTTGTTGATTTTGTTGGAAATCCATCGAATCAACTACCGTCGCGACAACGAGGAGATGTTTGGCTCGGAAGCCTTTGACGAAAAGGTCAAGGACTTTGCGTTTACTGCCAAGGAAAAACGAACTCTGGAGAAGATGGTCCGTACGTCGTCCTTTGAAAACAAGGATGCGGTCATCAATTCTTCTGGTTTGTTCGAACAGGCCGTAACAAATTTTTATGACTATCGTAACGTTTTCACGATTCGTGACGAAACCGTTGATGCCGTTGAGAGCATCCGCGAAAAGATGGGATTCACTGCGGCGAATCCTTTGACGCAGGTTTGCTCTACGCGTCAGTTCTGCGTGGGAGACCGCATAGACTTGTTCCTTGACGACGGGAAGGTTTTTAAGCATTCGGAAATTATCCATCGCTCCGAGAAGGAATGGTTCATTGCCTACGATGAAAGCTATGGACCTGCGTTGTCGTTTGTTGGCAAGACTGTTCTTGTCCGTTGGACGCGTCCTGACGACGCTGTGTATTCCGCACGTTTGCAAGTTCGATCCTGTTTGCCGGGGCAATTGATTCTTCCTCATACGGCAATTCTTGATAAGAAACAGTTGCGTCGTTGGGTTCGTGAACTTGTTTCGTTCCCGGTGGTGGCTACATTCCCGGATGGATCGTCCTGCAGTGGCTCTTTGCTGGACCTTTCCGCAGGCGGTATTATGATCGGTTTGCCTGTGGAATGCCATTCCGGCCAGCATCTCCATATCGAATTTGAGTTGCCGAGTTTCGGTGAAGAGAACGTGGAAATTGAAATTCTGCGTAATCTTGGCCATAAAAACAGTAATTACCCCGATTACTTCTGTCTGACCGCCTCCTTCACTGGTGAGTTCGGTTGGACTCAGGAAAGGGTGCTTCAGTACATTTTTGAGGTGAATAAGAACAAAAAACAGGGGGTTAAGGCGTAG
- a CDS encoding pilus assembly protein PilP → MMKCKFLILFMLAAVASYAAQINDVRFVCDKGCRLVFSFASDKDLPTFFQKYDAATKKFTVGFSETSFALGEGSFNVDGKSKFVKSMKVFKETFRGTNFLKIEMEVGEAVSSDKNEISLDKANFLVKFKGKGGKDWTLSKMYASRKKAAEAEAAKQTVLDKKAAAKAAKEEKLRLAAEKKAAEKAAKEEKLRLAAEKKAAEKAALEEKKRLAAEKKAAEKQALLDKKAAEKAAKEEEKRIAEEQKQLEKAIKEGGAISALLPNLKEMTVLIGSGMEQFRLVATSPIEIKNVTGPDKASIITVGMSGPQKSPVFKIGAGSMIKYVTWGANGLKIQLQTGVNPVMMVQEGALILQIQENKVKKDGFVFWSAQPTGIYIRDWMKAVEEKPSFDVFVKKFEKDSKKIVSGSQTFHLRPVVRELIVVSDEIEFYAAPNENAQVLHRLVFGDRLVSIDLNGLYRKVQFGNRVGYVNKRSVSFRDELSSVQAERLKQVDKERGEELNAIEGPTSKLEDLYEDRVTYSSFGRRDPFVEIKGLVEEGINIDQVELVGIIWESEVPMAILVETKNPSVSYTVKEGDKILNGKVLKITQTDVLFLIQEFGVSRRYSMGLPDKFGGQK, encoded by the coding sequence ATGATGAAATGTAAGTTCCTTATTTTGTTCATGTTGGCAGCTGTCGCATCCTATGCGGCACAGATCAACGATGTCCGCTTTGTCTGCGACAAGGGCTGCCGTTTGGTGTTCTCCTTTGCATCTGACAAGGACTTGCCGACATTCTTCCAGAAGTATGATGCTGCTACAAAGAAGTTCACTGTGGGCTTCTCTGAAACCAGCTTTGCTCTTGGCGAAGGCTCTTTCAATGTGGATGGCAAGTCCAAGTTCGTGAAGAGCATGAAGGTCTTTAAGGAAACCTTCCGCGGAACAAACTTCCTGAAGATTGAAATGGAAGTTGGTGAAGCCGTTTCTTCTGACAAGAACGAAATTTCTTTGGATAAGGCTAACTTCCTTGTGAAATTCAAGGGCAAGGGCGGCAAGGATTGGACTTTGTCCAAGATGTACGCAAGCCGCAAGAAAGCTGCCGAAGCAGAAGCTGCAAAGCAGACCGTTCTTGACAAGAAGGCTGCAGCCAAGGCCGCCAAGGAAGAAAAGCTTCGTCTTGCTGCAGAAAAGAAAGCTGCAGAAAAGGCTGCCAAGGAAGAAAAGCTCCGCTTAGCTGCAGAAAAGAAGGCTGCAGAAAAGGCTGCTCTTGAAGAAAAGAAGCGCCTTGCTGCAGAAAAGAAGGCTGCTGAAAAGCAGGCTCTCCTTGACAAGAAGGCTGCAGAAAAGGCTGCCAAGGAAGAAGAAAAACGTATCGCTGAAGAACAGAAACAGTTGGAAAAGGCCATCAAGGAAGGTGGTGCTATTTCTGCCCTTCTCCCGAACTTGAAGGAAATGACCGTCTTGATTGGTTCCGGCATGGAACAGTTCCGACTGGTTGCTACTTCTCCCATCGAAATCAAGAACGTTACTGGTCCGGATAAGGCTTCCATCATTACTGTTGGTATGTCTGGTCCGCAGAAGTCTCCGGTCTTTAAGATTGGTGCAGGCTCCATGATCAAGTATGTGACCTGGGGTGCTAATGGTCTTAAGATTCAGCTCCAGACTGGTGTGAATCCCGTGATGATGGTTCAGGAAGGTGCTTTGATTCTTCAGATTCAAGAAAACAAGGTCAAGAAGGATGGCTTTGTTTTCTGGTCTGCTCAGCCCACTGGTATTTATATCAGAGACTGGATGAAGGCTGTTGAAGAAAAGCCGAGCTTTGATGTGTTTGTGAAGAAATTTGAAAAGGACAGCAAGAAGATTGTTTCTGGTTCTCAGACTTTCCACCTGCGTCCGGTTGTTCGTGAACTGATTGTGGTTTCCGATGAAATTGAATTCTATGCAGCACCTAACGAAAACGCTCAGGTCTTGCATCGTCTTGTATTCGGTGACCGCCTTGTCAGCATTGACTTGAATGGTCTTTATCGTAAGGTCCAGTTTGGCAATCGCGTTGGTTACGTTAACAAGCGCTCTGTTAGTTTCCGTGATGAACTTTCCTCTGTTCAGGCAGAACGTTTGAAGCAGGTGGATAAGGAACGTGGGGAAGAACTGAATGCTATTGAAGGCCCCACAAGCAAGCTTGAAGATCTTTATGAAGATCGTGTTACCTATAGCTCTTTCGGTCGCCGTGATCCGTTTGTTGAAATTAAGGGTCTTGTCGAAGAAGGCATTAACATTGACCAGGTTGAACTTGTCGGTATTATTTGGGAATCTGAAGTTCCCATGGCAATTTTGGTTGAAACCAAGAATCCGTCTGTTTCCTACACTGTTAAGGAAGGCGATAAGATTCTCAACGGAAAGGTCTTGAAAATTACACAAACTGACGTGCTCTTCCTTATCCAGGAATTTGGTGTGAGCCGTCGCTACTCCATGGGTCTCCCTGATAAATTTGGAGGTCAAAAGTGA
- a CDS encoding peptidylprolyl isomerase, with product MAFNQLDKPQAGETVAIMKTNFGVMKLRLFPERVGECATNFIELAKQGKYDGAPFHRIISGFMIQGGDFTNRNGTGGHAAGGPGTTIDDKYDPCLTHMRGALAWAKTMMPHSIGSQFYIVHGDDVHFLDHPANGGKNEGYSVFGQLYEGFEVLDEIAGVKTDRRDAPFEDVTIESVTIETV from the coding sequence ATGGCATTTAATCAGCTGGATAAGCCCCAGGCAGGCGAAACTGTCGCCATCATGAAGACAAACTTCGGCGTTATGAAGCTCCGCCTCTTCCCGGAACGCGTTGGCGAATGCGCAACCAACTTCATTGAACTTGCAAAGCAGGGCAAGTACGACGGCGCCCCCTTCCACCGCATTATCTCTGGTTTCATGATCCAGGGCGGCGACTTTACCAACCGCAACGGTACCGGTGGCCACGCAGCTGGCGGCCCGGGCACCACCATCGACGACAAGTACGATCCTTGCCTCACCCACATGCGCGGTGCTCTTGCCTGGGCAAAGACCATGATGCCCCACTCCATCGGTTCCCAGTTCTACATTGTCCATGGCGACGACGTCCATTTCTTGGACCATCCGGCAAACGGCGGCAAGAACGAAGGCTACTCTGTTTTTGGCCAGCTCTATGAAGGTTTCGAAGTTCTCGACGAAATCGCAGGTGTCAAGACCGACCGTCGCGATGCACCGTTCGAAGACGTCACCATCGAATCCGTGACCATCGAAACCGTCTAA
- the pyrR gene encoding bifunctional pyr operon transcriptional regulator/uracil phosphoribosyltransferase PyrR has translation MKDNCKKIRELLSAQAMEFALDEMAAKIAKIHPTADDVVILGMASRGIPLAKKLKERLEAKFGKSISFGSLDATFYRDDFHYRKHVSTEMRITEMPASVEGKTVILVDDVLYTGRSVLAAMRAVLDLGRPAAIRLCVLVDRGHRELPIAPDCVGLSVETAQDQEVRVQIEPIDQENSVYLVEVEA, from the coding sequence ATGAAAGATAACTGCAAAAAAATCCGTGAGCTTCTAAGTGCTCAGGCCATGGAATTCGCCTTGGACGAAATGGCCGCTAAGATTGCAAAAATTCACCCCACAGCCGATGACGTGGTAATCCTTGGTATGGCTAGCCGCGGCATTCCTCTGGCAAAAAAGTTGAAGGAACGTCTGGAAGCCAAGTTCGGCAAGTCCATTTCCTTCGGCAGCCTGGATGCCACATTCTACCGCGATGACTTCCACTACCGTAAGCACGTTTCTACCGAAATGCGCATTACTGAAATGCCCGCTTCCGTAGAAGGCAAGACCGTGATCCTGGTGGACGATGTTCTTTATACCGGCCGCTCCGTGCTGGCCGCCATGCGCGCAGTTCTGGATCTTGGTCGTCCGGCTGCTATCCGCCTTTGCGTTCTTGTTGACCGCGGTCATCGTGAACTGCCCATTGCACCCGACTGCGTCGGTCTCTCTGTGGAAACCGCCCAGGACCAGGAAGTCCGTGTGCAAATCGAACCTATTGATCAAGAAAATTCTGTATATCTCGTAGAAGTGGAGGCTTAA
- a CDS encoding M23 family metallopeptidase, producing the protein MTKVWNSFSKIILGSVISFSAAAFAEECNEETMDAFAYEDCINAQKGAVIDETNFGSNAPETKVPVAEEEKYSPFGRDAYLTSSFGENRGTRYHAGLDYSTQMEEGWPIYAPENGVVKEIRVSPFGYGKVMFFQGKSGKTWVFAHQSSFGELDDAVIRQQYATKKNDVTLKPGKAYKKGDVLTYSGSSGIGNPHLHLEVRLDNDRVINPRLMNTVVSDSIAPQVFGAAVWQDNELAFTSAEAINKGCVVTPVKNEFKLNMAVKIVDYSREPKDNPMSVRRISMWRYDEKIYDETLDTLRFSKMLNIRDQLLWAEEADTAGDWHVINTKIAPLSTYTLEIEDFAGNVTSKKFSFHPKCKGNVDLQMTKVQTAPVFTYLSRPMLDLFRCESGMTFTAMKKDEVLSENLCSVYKDHKPMLIAKILETYPEMTDIHYTADASSTGDGKAVDENIAVLGFGKYQSNVNWKVSMGDIDITQKFSGIAASKDTAIRVLAVTKTRTDSLDYLEFHPKGLQLKNWNVCVENKSNPAPLYWLGETSRNWFIFSKQTKGKNRCASANELRDIASIDNQEPPTLGFPYWDAIMIGGVRQPALKIPLMFKYDGVADGNAITVKYKNKWLAAEYDSEPREIAIEGEKLPDAGEDITVQIVDEAGHKVSYDVTIPEM; encoded by the coding sequence ATGACCAAGGTTTGGAACTCCTTTTCTAAGATTATTTTAGGAAGCGTCATTTCGTTCTCCGCCGCAGCATTCGCCGAAGAATGTAACGAAGAAACCATGGACGCATTCGCCTACGAAGACTGCATCAATGCACAGAAAGGTGCCGTCATCGATGAAACCAATTTCGGCAGCAACGCCCCCGAAACAAAAGTCCCTGTTGCTGAAGAAGAAAAATACTCTCCATTTGGCAGAGACGCCTACTTGACATCATCCTTTGGCGAAAACCGCGGTACCCGTTACCACGCCGGTTTGGATTACTCCACCCAAATGGAAGAAGGTTGGCCAATTTACGCACCTGAAAACGGCGTGGTCAAGGAAATTCGAGTCTCCCCCTTCGGCTACGGAAAGGTGATGTTCTTCCAAGGCAAGAGCGGAAAGACTTGGGTATTCGCCCATCAGAGCAGTTTCGGTGAATTGGATGACGCTGTCATACGTCAGCAATACGCTACAAAGAAAAACGATGTCACCTTGAAGCCGGGCAAAGCCTATAAGAAAGGCGACGTGCTCACATACTCCGGCAGCTCGGGCATCGGCAACCCCCATTTGCATCTGGAAGTCCGTCTGGACAACGACCGCGTCATCAATCCCCGCCTGATGAATACCGTGGTTTCTGATTCCATCGCCCCCCAAGTTTTCGGCGCCGCCGTCTGGCAGGACAACGAACTGGCCTTCACTTCCGCAGAAGCCATCAACAAGGGCTGCGTCGTCACCCCCGTCAAGAACGAATTTAAGCTGAACATGGCTGTAAAGATCGTGGATTACAGCCGCGAACCCAAGGATAACCCCATGTCGGTCCGTCGCATTTCCATGTGGCGTTACGACGAAAAGATTTACGACGAAACCTTGGACACCCTGCGTTTCAGCAAGATGCTCAATATCCGCGACCAGCTGCTTTGGGCAGAAGAAGCGGACACCGCCGGCGATTGGCACGTGATCAATACTAAGATCGCCCCGCTTTCCACCTACACTTTGGAAATCGAGGACTTCGCCGGTAACGTAACTTCCAAGAAGTTCAGTTTCCACCCCAAGTGCAAAGGCAATGTTGACCTTCAGATGACCAAGGTCCAGACCGCTCCTGTATTTACTTACTTGAGCCGCCCCATGCTGGACTTGTTCCGTTGCGAATCCGGAATGACCTTTACCGCCATGAAGAAGGACGAAGTTCTTTCCGAAAATCTTTGCAGCGTCTACAAGGACCACAAGCCGATGCTCATCGCAAAGATTCTTGAAACCTATCCTGAAATGACAGACATCCACTACACCGCCGATGCATCTTCTACAGGTGACGGCAAGGCCGTAGATGAAAATATTGCTGTATTGGGCTTCGGAAAATACCAGAGCAATGTGAACTGGAAGGTTTCCATGGGCGACATCGACATCACCCAGAAGTTCTCTGGAATCGCCGCCAGCAAGGATACCGCAATCCGCGTTCTTGCAGTAACCAAGACCCGCACCGACAGCCTCGACTATCTGGAATTCCATCCCAAGGGTTTGCAGTTGAAGAACTGGAACGTCTGCGTGGAAAATAAGTCCAATCCGGCTCCGCTTTACTGGCTTGGCGAAACCAGCCGCAACTGGTTCATCTTTAGCAAGCAGACCAAGGGCAAGAACCGCTGCGCCAGCGCAAACGAACTTCGCGACATCGCAAGCATCGACAACCAGGAACCGCCAACCCTCGGCTTCCCCTACTGGGACGCCATCATGATCGGCGGCGTAAGACAGCCGGCCTTGAAGATTCCTCTGATGTTCAAGTACGATGGCGTAGCTGACGGCAACGCAATCACCGTGAAGTACAAGAACAAGTGGCTTGCCGCTGAATACGATTCTGAACCTCGTGAAATCGCTATCGAAGGCGAAAAGCTTCCAGATGCCGGAGAAGACATTACCGTGCAAATCGTCGACGAAGCCGGCCACAAAGTCTCTTACGACGTAACCATTCCGGAGATGTAA